From one Solanum stenotomum isolate F172 chromosome 12, ASM1918654v1, whole genome shotgun sequence genomic stretch:
- the LOC125846958 gene encoding calcium uptake protein, mitochondrial-like, whose protein sequence is MHSSAFFRTFKPAIRVLAAPQNPLFLRSICTKSNASNENPSLFGSGLIIAASTIALYYISSSSHHISYADSGQDLGKKSTFLFGDSYRKKVFFKYEKRLRLQSPPEKVFEYFASYRTPGGEVYMTPGDLMRAIVPVFPPSQTTGIRGGNLKGESASSELHCAPSQFFMLFDTDNDGLISFPEYIFFVTLLSIPEPSFSQAFQMFDIDNDGGVDKEEFKRMMELMRTANRQGARHRNGMRFGLKVTGSVDEGGLLEYFFGKDGKGRLEQEKFVQFLRDLHNEISRLEFAHYDYKSQGSISAKDFTLSMVASADISHIDKFLDRVEDLDDEKQLRDVRITFKEFMNLAELRKELPSFSQSILSYAKNGLLSKQELKRAANQVCSISLSDNVVDLIFFMFDLDCDGTLSSDEFLRVLQRREQESSQPRESSFVGFFSGWLDSTNK, encoded by the exons ATGCATTCTTCGGCATTTTTCAGAACATTTAAGCCAGCAATTCGTGTCCTTGCCGCCCCTCAAAATCCATTATTTCTTCGTTCCATCTGCACCAAATCAAATGCTTCTAATGAAAATCCATCACTTTTTGGTTCTGGCCTCATCATTGCAGCCTCAACCATAGCTCTCTATTatatttcatcttcttctcatCATATTTCATATGCCGATTCTGGACAAGACCTCGGCAAGAAGTCCACCTTTTTATTTGGAG ATTCGTACCGGAAAAAAGTTTTCTTCAAGTATGAGAAACGGTTGAGATTGCAAAGTCCTCCTGAAAAG GTGTTTGAGTACTTTGCATCTTACCGAACACCAGGTGGGGAAGTGTATATGACTCCAGGGGACTTAATGCGAGCAATTGTTCCAGTGTTTCCACCATCTCAAACAACTGGTATTAGAGGAGGTAATCTGAAAGGAGAATCCGCTTCAAGCGAGCTACATTGTGCTCCTTCACAATTTTTCATGCTCTTCGATACCGATAATGATGGACTTATATCATTTCCAGA GTACATATTTTTCGTTACACTATTGAGCATCCCGGAACCTAGCTTTTCACAAGCATTTCAAATGTTTGACATTGACAATGATGG GGGAGTTGACAAGGAAGAATTTAAGAGAATGATGGAACTGATGCGAACTGCTAATAGACAAGGTGCACGACATAGAAATGGAATGCGATTTGGATTAAAAGTCACAGGTTCAGTAGATGAAGGAGGTCTATTGGAGTACTTCTTTGGTAAAGATGGCAAAGGGAGACTTGAGCAAGAAAAATTTGTTCAGTTTTTAAGAGATTTACATAATGAA ATATCGCGATTGGAATTTGCCCATTATGACTACAAGTCACAAGGAAGCATTTCTGCCAAAGATTTTACTTTATCAATGGTTGCATCTGCTGATATAAGTCACATCGACAAGTTTCTTGACCGAGTAGAAGATCTGGATGATGAAAAACAGCTTAGAGACGTACGCATTACATTCAAGGAATTCATGAACCTTGCTGAGCTACGCAAAGAACTACCATCATTTTCACAGTCCATCTTAAGCTATGCAAAAAATGGACTTTTGTCGAAACAAGAGTTGAAAAGAGCTGCTAATCAA GTTTGCAGCATATCACTTAGTGATAACGTGGTGgatttgatatttttcatgtttgatttaGATTGTGATGGGACTTTAAGTTCAGATGAGTTCCTAAGAGTGCTGCAAAGAAGAGAGCAAGAGAGTTCACAACCAAGAGAGTCAAGTTTTGTAGGTTTCTTCTCTGGCTGGCTTGACTCAACAAATAAGTAG
- the LOC125846952 gene encoding subtilisin-like protease SBT1.5, whose protein sequence is MALPSHTLQLPLFLTCSFFLTLTLTLGEKQSYIIRVQNDLKPSVFSDVEHWYSSTLSSLRYNPLKSTDQDEEFLHVYKTVFHGFSAKLTAQEAQQLATFDGVLSVLPDRLRQLHTTRSPHFMGLDSASTMSNLVTESDSGSNVVIGVLDTGIWPERPSFHDQGMGPIPSFWKGECTVGENFTKANCNKKIIGARYFTSGYLAKMGSMNSSTDIKSARDTEGHGTHTASTAAGRAVGDASFLGFAKGVAVGIAPKARIAAYKVCWKRGCMDSDILAGFDKAVEDGVNIISISIGGSAVPYNLDPIAIGSFGAMEKGVFISASAGNEGPRSMSVTNVAPWITTVGASTIDRKFPADLVLGNGKRITGSSIYRGDRLHDINNFQHLPLIYGGNASVGLRNGARHSSSFSSATCMPDSLDKERVRGKIVVCDRGGTPRVSKGEIVKDAGGVGVVVANIFPMGEGLVADAHLIPGLGVTESAGNLIRDYINSNANPTATMTFSETQVGVKPAPVVASFSSRGPSAESIFVLKPDVIAPGVNILAAWPDGVAPTELSSDQRRTQFNIASGTSMSCPHVSGLAALLKGAHPYWSPAMIRSALMTTAYTQDQQGNPLLDETSYNISTTMDMGAGHVDPEKAVDPGLVYDITADDYLNFLCASNYSGRDIKQITKRSGTCRGKHDHKPWNLNYPVISVAIYTTQLQEPAIVQVTRTVTHVGETPSTYTVSVTNPKGVNVTVTPTSMNFREKGEKQSYVVRIKAEKKAVASLNSVIEVGKLSWSNGKQHVVSPLVVVWKQAL, encoded by the coding sequence ATGGCTCTTCCATCTCACACTCTTCAACTTCCTCTGTTTCTcacttgttcttttttcttaacaTTAACACTTACTCTTGGTGAAAAACAATCCTACATTATTAGAGTCCAAAATGACTTGAAACCTTCTGTTTTTTCTGATGTCGAGCACTGGTATAGTTCTACCCTTAGTAGCCTAAGGTACAATCCTCTTAAAAGTACTGATCAGGATGAGGAGTTCCTTCATGTGTATAAAACTGTTTTCCATGGCTTCTCTGCAAAACTCACTGCACAAGAGGCCCAACAACTGGCTACTTTCGATGGCGTTCTTTCAGTTTTACCTGACCGTCTTCGACAACTTCATACCACTCGTTCACCTCACTTTATGGGATTGGATTCAGCTTCTACCATGTCTAATTTAGTAACTGAATCTGATTCTGGTTCTAATGTTGTTATCGGTGTGCTCGATACTGGTATATGGCCAGAACGACCGAGTTTTCATGATCAAGGAATGGGACCTATTCCATCTTTTTGGAAAGGAGAGTGTACCGTGGGTGAAAATTTTACAAAAGCTAAttgcaataaaaaaattattggagCCAGGTACTTTACATCTGGGTATCTAGCAAAAATGGGGAGTATGAATTCCTCTACTGATATAAAATCTGCAAGAGACACAGAGGGGCATGGAACGCACACAGCGTCCACGGCAGCTGGCAGAGCTGTCGGGGATGCTTCTTTCTTGGGATTCGCAAAAGGGGTTGCGGTTGGTATAGCACCCAAGGCCCGGATTGCTGCCTATAAAGTTTGTTGGAAAAGGGGTTGTATGGATTCTGACATCTTAGCTGGATTTGATAAAGCTGTGGAGGATGGTGTCAATATTATTTCGATCTCTATAGGTGGTAGTGCTGTTCCTTACAATCTCGATCCCATAGCAATAGGATCCTTTGGAGCAATGGAGAAGGGCGTTTTTATCTCTGCTTCAGCAGGCAATGAAGGTCCTAGATCAATGAGCGTAACGAATGTAGCTCCATGGATTACAACAGTGGGAGCTAGCACAATTGATAGAAAATTTCCTGCTGATCTTGTTCTAGGAAATGGAAAGAGAATCACTGGTTCATCAATATACAGAGGTGATCGTTTACATGACATTAATAATTTTCAACATTTACCCTTAATTTATGGTGGTAACGCTTCAGTGGGTTTACGAAATGGTGCTAGGCATTCTAGTAGCTTTTCTTCAGCAACATGTATGCCTGATTCTCTAGATAAAGAACGTGTACGTGGGAAGATTGTTGTCTGTGATCGCGGTGGCACTCCAAGAGTGTCAAAAGGAGAGATCGTTAAGGATGCCGGTGGTGTTGGAGTAGTTGTAGCAAACATATTCCCCATGGGAGAAGGACTAGTTGCAGATGCACACTTGATCCCTGGTCTAGGGGTGACTGAGTCAGCGGGTAACCTCATTCGTGATTACATTAACTCCAACGCCAATCCAACAGCCACTATGACTTTCTCCGAAACTCAAGTTGGGGTAAAACCAGCACCTGTAGTTGCATCTTTCTCTTCAAGAGGACCTAGTGCGGAGTCTATTTTTGTTCTCAAGCCGGATGTGATTGCACCTGGAGTTAATATCTTAGCTGCTTGGCCTGATGGTGTGGCACCTACTGAGCTATCATCTGACCAACGCCGCACCCAATTCAATATTGCTTCAGGAACATCTATGTCGTGTCCACATGTATCCGGTTTAGCAGCTTTACTCAAAGGAGCTCACCCATACTGGTCACCAGCAATGATTCGTTCAGCTCTCATGACAACTGCATACACCCAAGATCAACAAGGCAATCCATTACTAGATGAAACATCCTACAACATTTCAACCACAATGGACATGGGTGCAGGGCACGTTGATCCGGAGAAGGCTGTTGATCCTGGATTGGTGTACGACATAACAGCCGATGATTACTTGAACTTTTTATGTGCTTCTAATTATAGTGGTAGGGATATTAAACAGATTACTAAGAGATCAGGGACGTGCAGAGGGAAGCATGATCATAAGCCTTGGAATTTGAATTATCCAGTAATCTCAGTAGCTATTTATACGACGCAATTGCAGGAACCAGCAATAGTACAAGTGACAAGGACTGTGACACATGTTGGTGAGACACCATCGACCTACACAGTATCAGTGACAAATCCAAAAGGTGTGAATGTAACGGTAACTCCGACGAGTATGAATTTTAGAGAAAAGGGTGAGAAACAAAGCTATGTGGTTCGAATTAAGGCAGAGAAAAAGGCAGTTGCAAGCTTAAACTCAGTGATTGAAGTAGGAAAGTTAAGTTGGTCAAACGGGAAACAACATGTGGTTTCCCCTCTTGTTGTAGTTTGGAAACAAGcgttatga